The Theileria annulata chromosome 3, complete sequence, *** SEQUENCING IN PROGRESS *** genome has a segment encoding these proteins:
- a CDS encoding uncharacterized protein (note;~Tap-24g11.q1c.cand.226 - score = 24.89;~12 probable transmembrane helices predicted for TA05160 by TMHMM2.0 at aa 70-92, 136-158, 163-180, 190-212, 219-238, 253-275, 339-361, 384-406, 413-430, 435-457, 470-492 and 507-529), with amino-acid sequence MTKEEDKNDKSDDGKDETEVKDVEIVVNSQTTEDKVVTPEDNTEEKKSRNKFKIKAVDPRQYTGPYINPWIRLVIYVVMIYFSGTLYLAWPGFQTLLYKAGAFEELCIGESDISKVSIGGDDYIDCGSRKAALNNLYTIAFSTHFLSTFLTGIVFDLIGPKYLYMISQLIQMITWVLIGSFPKKGVVLRIAFFLVGLSAESSIMPLMTISYYFPHYQSFIISIIGATRSLSFINPIMLSKIFENKIFSGKHLYIITLVYTVISNLTSFVMAAFILQKRFYKVTKSKHGSQLKYITSANITSGHSLSFFERFSSSHLSRTFDGEKTSLGKRTLMDITNRVYLLVTHPQFLEYVILVLVSSLYLSSVEFVSKSQRELLLCSDGSSAVDLFKYIHILTFAPCPFMGYLVDKIGPTFVLIILHSCCFFYYFFVSFDYYFLKILACIFYLFACSMFISHIYCYVTKRFNLKNFGRLVGFCFFSAGLFVIINVPLYNFMTKRSSTLDKQNIKIVTRIFIGYMGTGFVMCLILLYFTSKRKRPKHKQAQAQS; translated from the exons ATGACTaaagaagaagataaaaatgataaaagtGACGATGGGAAGGATGAAACAGAAGTAAAAGATGTAGAAATTGTAGTGAACTCTCAAACAACAGAAGATAAAGTCGTAACTCCAGAAGATAACACTGAAGAAAAAAAATCcagaaataaatttaaaataaaagcAGTAGACCCAAGACAATATACAGGACCATATATAAACCCATGGATAAGACTCGTTATATACGTAGTAATGATATATTTCAGTGGTACCCTGTATTTGGCGTGGCCAGGATTTCAGACATTGTTGTACAAGGCTGGTGCTTTTGAAGAGTTATGTATAGGAGAATCTGATATTTCAAAAGTTTCAATTGGAGGTGATGATTATATTGATTGTGGATCCAGGAAGGCCGCCCTGAACAACCTATACACAATTGCATTTTCAACCCATTTTCTCTCAACGTTTCTAACAGGGATTGTGTTTGACCTAATAGGCCCTAAGTACCTGTATATGATATCCCAGTTGATTCAGATGATAACATGGGTGTTGATAGGGTCATTCCCCAAGAAGGGAGTGGTCCTAAGAATAGCCTTCTTTCTAGTAGGATTAAGCGCGGAATCTTCAATCATGCCTTTAATGACCATATCCTACTATTTCCCACACTATCAATCATTCATTATTTCAATCATAGGAGCGACTAGATCGCTTTCATTTATAAATCCAATAATGCTCTCAAAAATCTTCGAAAATAAAATCTTCTCCGGTAAacatttgtatataataacaCTGGTATACACAGTCATAAGTAATCTCACGTCATTTGTAATGGCAGCCTTTATACTCCAGAAAAGGTTCTACAAAGTTACCAAATCAAAGCACGGAAGCCAGTTGAAGTACATTACCTCAGCAAACATCACGTCCGGCCATAGCTTGTCGTTCTTTGAAAGGTTCAGCAGTTCACACCTAAGTAGGACCTTTGATGGTGAGAAGACCAGCCTAGGAAAGAGAACACTTATGGATATCACTAACAGAGTTTACCTATTGGTCACCCACCCGCAATTTCTGGAATACGTAATTCTAGTTCTGGTATCATCACTCTATTTATCTTCAGTAGAATTTGTAAGCAAGTCCCAGAGGGAACTTCTATTGTGCAGTGACGGCTCAAGCGCCGTTGATCTATTCAAATACATTCACATTCTAACCTTCGCTCCTTGCCCATTCATGGGATATCTTGTTGATAAGATAGGACCAACATTTGTACTCATCATTTTACACTCTTGT tgttttttttattatttttttgtatcatttgattattattttttaaaaattctaGCCTGTATATTTTACTTGTTCGCCTGCTCCATGTTCATCTCACATATATATTGCTATGTAACGAAGAGATTCAACCTGAAGAACTTCGGAAGACTAGTGGGATTCTGTTTCTTCTCGGCAGGACTGTTTGTCATAATCAATGTTCCTCTCTATAATTTCATGACGAAACGATCATCAACCCTGGATAAacaaaatatcaaaatagTCACAAGAATATTCATAGGCTACATGGGAACAGGATTCGTCATGTGTCTCATCTTGCTATATTTCACTTCTAAAAGGAAGCGACCAAAACATAAACAAGCACAAGCTCAAAGTTAG
- a CDS encoding uncharacterized protein (note;~Tap-24g11.q1c.cand.227 - score = 25.93), whose translation MGKRKTKKIKPSKSSLALKNRNKPLREFHCHYCQNDKSVWIRISKSTATANLKCRICGIESSFPVTSLDEPIDVYSIWVDSSRQSLSTSQGNLRDRPRKVAQPEDALDEEDKTVERDLDANYGVENEEEELEENYGQLNYTLGDSVSTNTQINNSYGDTINPQNPTSLLNSDRNTVNKRREVYYMDTQYYKASDPEPINLTGSEFVNLNESESINLTPLETVNVVNKNGSGNFSTLEYENEDVNYQFVDIARSRPRRVIQVDESYSYDATSNMDNALGYGGVYGDNEYREDKNENHRNFEKADSSMHNLFSDDH comes from the exons atggGAAAGAGAAAAACAAAGAAAATTAAGCCTTCTAAGTCCTCACTGGCACTAAAGAATAGAAATAAACCGCTCAGAGAATTCCATTGCCACTACTGCCAAAACGACAAATCCGTGTGGATAAGAAT TTCTAAATCAACTGCAACGGCAAACTTAAAGTGTAGAATATGTGGAATCGAGTCTTCCTTCCCAGTAACTAGTTTGGACGAGCCAATCGATGTCTATTCGATCTGGGTTGATTCAAGCAGGCAGTCATTATCAACATCACAAGGTAATCTGAGAGATAGACCAAGGAAAGTGGCACAACCCGAAGATGCACTAGACGAAGAAGACAAGACTGTCGAACGAGACTTGGACGCTAATTATGGAGTTGAAAACGAAGAAGAAGAACTAGAAGAAAATTATGGACAGCTAAATTATACATTAGGAGACTCAGTATCTACTAATACTCAAATTAACAATTCTTATGGAGATACTATTAACCCTCAAAATCCAACCAGTTTGCTGAATTCTGATAGAAATACTGTAAATAAGCGTAGAGAAGTGTATTACATGGATACACAGTATTATAAAGCAAGTGACCCTGAGCCCATAAATTTGACAGGAAGtgaatttgtaaatttaaatgaatcagaatctataaatttaactcCACTAGAAACTGTAAATGtagtaaataaaaatggatCAGGTAATTTTAGTACATTAGAATACGAAAATGAGGACGTTAACTACCAATTCGTGGATATCGCTAGAAGCAGACCTCGACGTGTAATACAAGTGGATGAATCCTACAGCTACGATGCCACTAGTAATATGGATAACGCCTTAGGATATGGAGGAGTATACGGAGATAATGAATATAGGGaagataaaaatgaaaatcatagaaattttgaaaaagCTGACTCCTCGATGCACAACCTTTTCTCAGACGACcattaa
- a CDS encoding uncharacterized protein (note;~3 probable transmembrane helices predicted for TA05170 by TMHMM2.0 at aa 96-118, 362-384 and 394-416) codes for MDEETESAPSEVNKPINKNHNLNPKIYKVQGKHMVIEIIEGRFMMNEFGCNDLLRKVRASYDASDSKCYGAITYRDCKMILSDAEFVYNVDTRFESILVRLFPVSCIILKNSVLVVVNENMKMDGFIRDLCKITHFYGHFNSDTAKNRTPTSSETIQNSNEQFLAPSEETQNTFNFNLPFEICVLECCFITALSHLESVIYLLHIYNMPMRIYYNLDGMWKISVDLVVFEEKNKILEDKVYNNKKFKDISIILHDLKHPVSNMNEMSRGFEELINEILSCDENIKVLEFSNHILHYGSETMRNNLTYRPVNHDLQFLLEYFDQEIEMLGKRARTLENSLVHIERYINLELAITRNEMMRLDVMCSILGVSFGVGACLSGLFGMNVINGLEQSRYAFTSITLAFLSVLFVAIYVTRVLQVKHRV; via the exons ATGGATGAAGAAACTGAGTCTGCGCCATCTGAAGTAAATAAACCTATAAACAAGAATCACAACCTCAATCCGAAGATTTATAAGGTTCAGGGGAAACATATGGTAATTGAGATCATTGAAGGCCGATTTATGATGAACGAATTTGGCTGTAATGACCTGTTGAGGAAGGTCCGAGCTAGCTATGATGCCTCTGACTCAAAGTGTTATGGCGCTATTACATATAGGGATTGCAAGATGATTTTGTCTGACGCAGAGTTTGTGTATAATGTTGATACTCGTTTTGAGTCTATTTTGGTTCGCCTGTTCCCCGTCTCCTGCATAATTCTCAAGAATTCAGTCTTGGTAGTTGTGAACGAAAACATGAAGATGGATGGGTTTATTAGAGATTTGTGCAAAATCACACATTTTTATGGCCATTTTAACTCAGACACTGCTAAGAATCGCACACCTACGAGTTCTGAGACCATTCAAAACTCAAATGAGCAGTTTCTAGCGCCAAGTGAAGAAACCCAAAACacctttaattttaacttacCCTTTGAAATCTGCGTCTTAGAATGTTGCTTTATCACCGCTTTATCGCATCTAGAATctg ttatatacctactacatatatataatatgcCTATGAGGATATATTATAATCTTGACGGCATGTGGAAAATTAGTGTAGACTTGGTGGTGTTTGAagaaaagaataaaatattgGAGGATAAGGTATACAATAATAAGAAGTTCAAGGACATTTCGATAATTTTGCATGACTTGAAACACCCAGTGTCAAATATGAATGAAATGTCAAGAGGATTTGAGGAACTAATCAATGAAATTCTAAGCTGCGATGAAAACATCAAAGTCTTAGAATTCAGTAATCATATTCTACATTACGGTTCTGAAACCATGCGTAACAATCTG ACGTATCGACCTGTGAACCATGATCTGCAATTTCTACTGGAGTATTTTGACCAAGAAATAGAAATG TTGGGTAAAAGAGCTAGGACACTAGAAAATTCGTTGGTCCATATAGAACGTTATATAAACCTGGAACTGGCAATTACAAGGAACGAAATGATGCGTTTGGACGTGATGTGTAGCATTTTGGGAGTCTCATTTGGAGTTGGAGCCTGCCTTTCAG GACTTTTTGGAATGAATGTAATCAACGGACTGGAACAAAGTCGATACGCCTTCACTTCCATCACACTGGCATTCCTATCAGTACTATTCGTTGCAATCTATGTAACTAGAGTGTTACAAGTTAAACATAGGGTTTAA
- a CDS encoding DNA ligase 1 (precursor), putative (note;~Tap-24g11.q1c.cand.229 - score = 70.31;~1 probable transmembrane helix predicted for TA05175 by TMHMM2.0 at aa 7-29;~Signal peptide predicted for TA05175 by SignalP 2.0 HMM (Signal peptide probability 0.663, signal anchor probability 0.000) with cleavage site probability 0.355 between residues 22 and 23): MSLHSLLLYIFSRILFFNLIFNLSDTFLFNPRANMNNSLNIMNYFVKQTHKPSSDSCPENPENNKTPLRLISTQTNENLNKNLKDLFTDSSVEEITESVYKRSVLEKNGPKNEVKRELNDVKSEFKLVKLEQNDDVKNELKLERKALKKEFDDEPSVGSLFNIYLKKGDSNDDITSPRFDPALFDITPYFPSTMCGKPNNSILFSLVSSVLQKSDDIFCTGKGSRKSVLTLLSNFYRILIYYNPPDVIPVTYLLLNRIYPEYENIEVGVGDSLIIKAMSEAYSKSEQNIKSTLNIITNQSIDNNNVVLKKYEDLGLVAAASSCTSQLLLKLPENTISGVFSHFRSIASATGKNSNSNKKEIIKKLLITAKKVESKYIIRSLQQRLRIGIGLNTIFQCIADAFYLTKPGMVKSVDSGSPVDPVKVGENVGKPLSKPIGDVRTEKDLRLRYTIEDMEFSVKTAITMLPNIEKVVGHLLDNDDSEQLVEHCKITPGIPVRPMLAKPVNDSAEILQAVGGEGITFTCEYKYDGERVQIHLLKDKSINYGTNNVIRLFSRNMENLMEKYPDVVEHFKKSIKPELEECIVDCEVVPIDDENKILSFQSLSTRKRKDVDPNVSSTTITNYKSYILGIYRVINVSVRVCLYPFDILYLNGESLVTEPLSKRREYLYDCLTPIPGTLVFAQNKNFDSIEQIDDFLQTAIQDACEGLMIKTLDDKATYEPQARSNKWLKYKKDYITGLSDSVDLVPIGAFFGKVSIIPSGHLYIGKRISVFGSYLLAVYDPIQELYQGVCKTGTGFTDQALKDLHDSLQKDITPNKPKMYDVSEKMEPDVWFLPKKVWECKAADLSISPVYTAANRLNASEKGIGLRFPRFLRVREDKKPEEATTSDQIFDMYMSQYNK; the protein is encoded by the exons ATGTCGTTACACTCCTTACTCCTCTACATCTTCTCCAGAATCCTATTTTTTAACCTGATTTTTAATCTCTCCGACACATTTCTATTCAATCCAAGGGCAAACATGAATAATTCACTAAATATCAT GAATTACTTTGTCAAACAAACCCATAAACCTTCCAGTGATTCCTGCCCCGAAAACcctgaaaataataaaacaccTCTAAGATTAATTAGCACTCAAACAAATG AAAACCTAAATAAGAATTTAAAGGATCTTTTTACAGACTCAA GTGTTGAAGAAATAACTGAAAGTGTATATAAAAGGTCAGTTTTGGAAAAGAATGGACCGAAAAATGAAGTAAAAAGAGAGCTTAATGATGTAAAAAGTGAATTTAAGTTGGTAAAATTGGAACAGAACGATGATGTAAAAAATGAGTTAAAGTTGGAAAGAAAAGCCCTTAAAAAAGAATTTGATGATGAACCCTCAGTTGGCTCATTGTTtaacatatatttaaaGAAAGGTGATAGTAACGACGACATAACATCGCCAAGATTTGATCCAGCACTCTTTGATATTACCCCTTACTTCCCCTCAACAATGTGCGGAAAACCTAACAATTCGATCCT ATTTTCATTGGTATCAAGCGTGTTGCAAAAGTCAGATGATATTTTTTGCACGGGTAAAGGGAGTAGGAAGTCGGTGTTAACACTGTTGTCCAATTTCTACCGCATACTCATCTATTATAATCCCCCTGATGTCATTCCAGTGACGTATTTGTTACTGAACAG GATATACCCCGAGTATGAGAATATCGAAGTTGGAGTTGGAGACTCTCTGATAATTAAGGCAATGTCAGAAGCTTACAGTAAATCAGAACAAAACATCAAATCAA cactaaatataattactaATCAAAGtatagataataataatgtagtGTTGAAAAAGTACGAAGATTTGGGTTTGGTGGCGGCTGCAAGTAGTTGTACGTCTCAATTGCTCTTAAAATTACCCGAAAATACAATTTCGGGTGTTTTTTCACATTTCAGATCAATTGCCTCAGCTACAGGAAAAAACTCAAATAGCAATAAAAAGGAAATT ATAAAGAAATTGTTGATAACGGCCAAAAAAGTTGAATcaaagtatataataagaTCATTGCAACAGAGACTTAGAATTGGCATTGGACTTAATACGATTTTTCAA TGTATTGCTGATGCATTTTATTTGACAAAGCCGGGGATGGTTAAATCTGTGGACTCTGGTAGCCCAGTTGACCCTGTGAAAGTTGGAGAAAATGTTGGGAAACCGTTGAGTAAGCCGATTGGAGACGTGAGAACTGAGAAGGATCTTCGCCTTAGGTATACAATTGAAGATATGGAGTTCTCAGTGAAGACAGCCATAACGATGCTCCCGAATATAGAAAAGGTTGTAGGGCACTTGCTGGATAACGATGATAGTGAACAGTTAGTTGAACATTGCAAAATTACCCCTGGAATACCAGTGAGACCAATGTTGGCGAAACCTGTCAATGACTCAGCAGAAATCCTCCAAGCCGTTGGAGGAGAAGGCATTACCTTCACATGCGAATATAAATACGATGGTGAAAGAGTACAAATTCATCTTCTCAAAGATAAATCCATCAA ttatGGAACTAATAATGTTATTAGGTTGTTTAGTAGAAATATGGAGAACTTGATGGAAAAGTACCCGGACGTGGTGgaacattttaaaaagtCCATAAAGCCTGAATTAGAGGAATGTATTGTAGACTGCGAAGTCGTCCCAATCGATGAcgaaaataaaattctatCATTTCAATCTTTATCAACaagaaaaagaaaagaTGTTGATCCCAACGTATCCTCTACCACCATTACTAATTACAAATCATATATATTAGGAATTTATAGAGTTATA AATGTGTCTGTAAGGGTGTGTTTATATCCCtttgatatattatatttgaatGGAGAATCGTTGGTAACTGAGCCACTTTCAAAGAGAAGAGAATATTTGTACGATTGTTTGACTCCCATACCGGGAACACTTGTTTTTGcacaaaataaaaatttcgACTCAATTGAACAAATTGATGATTTTCTACAAACAGCAATACAAG ACGCCTGCGAAGGACTGATGATAAAGACGCTGGACGATAAAGCCACATATGAACCACAAGCGAGATCGAATAAGTGGctaaaatacaaaaaagATTACATTACTGGCCTATCAGATTCTGTCGATTTAGTACCAATCGGAGCTTTCTTCGGAAAAGTTTCTATTATCCCTTCTGGACACctttatata GGGAAAAGAATTAGTGTATTTGGATCATATTTGTTGGCAGTATACGATCCAATACAGGAATTATATCAAGGAGTTTGTAAAACTGGAACAGGTTTTACAGACCAGGCCTTGAAAGACTTGCACGACTCACTTCAAAAGGATATTACGCCAAATAAACCCAAAATGTACGATGTCTCAGAAAAAATG GAGCCAGATGTCTGGTTCTTGCCTAAGAAAGTTTGGGAATGTAAGGCCGCAGATTTGTCAATTTCTCCAGTTTACACTGCAGCGAATAGATTAAACGCTAGTGAAAAG GGGATTGGACTGAGATTTCCTAGATTCCTGAGAGTGAGAGAAGATAAAAAACCGGAAGAAGCAACCACAAGTGATCAGATCTTCGACATGTATATGAGCcaatataacaaataa
- a CDS encoding uncharacterized protein (note;~Tap-24g11.q1c.C.cand.8 - score = 36.16), with translation MSVDSRSIPDEEVDLLFKVNSIEYFEVVGSNYDNDLNKILKQIPTVYLTTFKPIYYHSIDNFLQDEHYKEGLIYIVKILENILLNPANLKSRRIRKCNKFFVTYISSNELLLELFTLFGFVPVEDSYVLQHVYFHRLLSSYLTLVKTLHGPFNLNYKSLQSHFFDPFKAYSHYSNINSNSDSFELTSKDETKSIIDDTVKEISEKDESESKLDDWNPVITVESNVKPGKKLQPEPLDTSKPTASSLIKMYNIGKNENFESRSKKQLETLKSKSELAKKSPIVEVKIKFPKSTTLTVQVPVKSLVRNIRRNIQTILVDDVSFDDWHLVEFPIRRKIRDEKTLLEEDIVLKSILHFTFAGITFTTLHTFRFHT, from the exons ATGTCAGTGGATTCTCGATCAATTCCTGACGAAGAGGTTGacttattatttaaagtCAACTCCATCGAATATTTTGAAGTCGTTGGATCCAATTAtgataatgatttaaataaaatcttAAAACAAATTCCTACGGTATATTTAACTACCTTCAAAccaatatattatcattcgatagataattttttacagGATGAACATTATAAGGAAggtttaatatatatagtgaaaattttggaaaacATACTATTGAATCCCGCCAATCTAAAGTCTAGGCGTATTCGCAAATGTAATAAGTTTTTTGTAACCTATATCTCCTCGAATGAACTTTTGCTGGAACTTTTCACCCTTTTTGGGTTTGTTCCCGTCGAAGACTCTTATGTTCTTCAACACGTTTATTTTCATAGACTCCTTTCATCCTACCTCACACTAGTCAAAACACTACACGGTCCCTTTAACctaaattataaatcaCTCCAATCACACTTTTTCGACCCTTTTAAAGCATACAGTCACTACAGCAATATTAACTc aaattcCGACTCTTTTGAGCTCACTTCAAAGGATGAAACGAAATCCATCATTGATGATACCGTTAAAGAGATTTCG GAAAAGGATGAGTCTGAGTCTAAACTGGATGATTGGAATCCTGTTATTACAGTAGAGTCTAACGTAAAACCCggtaaaaaattacaacCTGAGCCCTTAGATACATCTAAGCCCACCGCATCCTCATTAATAAAG ATGTATAATATTGGAAAAAATGAGAACTTTGAGTCTAGATCCAAAAAACAACTTGAAACACTAAAGAGCAAGTCTGAACTTGCTAAAAAATCTCCAATTGTTGAGGTTAAAATCAAGTTTCCAAAGTCAACTACTCTTACAGTCCAAGTTCCCGTGAAGTCACTGGTCAGGAACATAAGGAGGAACATTCAGACTATTCTTGTGGACGACGTTTCCTTTGATGACTGGCACCTCGTTGAGTTCCCCATCCGAAGGAAGATCAGAGATGAGAAGACTCTCTTGGAGGAGGATATAGTGCTCAAATCAATTCTCCACTTTACTTTCGCTGGTATTACCTTTACCACATTACACACTTTTAGATTCCACACGTGA
- a CDS encoding uncharacterized protein (note;~Tap-24g11.q1c.C.cand.8 - score = 36.16), whose amino-acid sequence MKKSILDKKLITLGYVPPENYTTSFTELVLKLEEEQIKHYSGNKLEKFKSSKAGEWNKLLKIYLEDLKLNLPDEFYDKNQFSDEQKLFLLNKLLNLSIYNLYNHTSSDIVITHINIYYLTYYKKLILIIKWITIDLVDKSCNSSTNQSLLSESDKLVINRLNLFLEELNLPLLNSESKSSEVQSALELYLKSTNKHTNENTHNQTQDFKILNNFASDYSQGLKDNNDFIHLLRLLYSKLHLFSFYKFIYYCF is encoded by the exons atGAAAAAATCAATTCTTGATAAAAAACTCATAACTTTGGGATATGTTCCACCGGAGAATTATACAACATCATTCACTGAATTGGTATTAAAATTGGAAGAAGAGCAGATAAAACATTATTCTGGAAATAAACTCGAGAAGTTCAAATCTTCAAAAGCTGGAGAATGGAACAAATTACTGAAAATT tatttagaggatctaaaattaaatcttcCTGATGAATTTTACGATAAAAACCAATTTTCTGAtgaacaaaaattatttttgcTTAACAAACTTTTGAATCTATCAATTTACAATCTTTATAATCACACCTCAAGTGATATCGTAATTACACATATAaacatatattatttgacttattataaaaaattaatattaattataaaatggATTACAATAGATCTGGTGGATAAATCTTGTAATTCTTCTACAAATCAATCGTTATTGAGCGAATCGGataaattagtaataaatagattaaatttgtttttggAAGAACTTAACCTTCCATTGTTAAATTCTGAAAGTAAATCATCAGAAGTTCAATCGGCACTAGAACTTTACTTAAAATCAACCAACAAACACACTAATGAAAATACACACAATCAAACCCAGgatttcaaaattttaaataatttcgCAAGCGATTACTCTCAAGGACTGAAagataataatgattttattcACCTTTTAAGATTATTATACAGTAAGTTACACctattttcattttacaAATTCATATACTACTGTTTTTAG